From the genome of Mya arenaria isolate MELC-2E11 chromosome 5, ASM2691426v1:
GATGTGAATGATGGATGGTGGGAAGGAAGGATGGTGGGAAGGAAGGATGGTGGGAAGGAAAGATGATGGGAAGGAAGGATGGTGGGAAGGAAGGATGATTGGAAGGTAAGAGTGTGGGAAGGAAGGATGGTAAAAAGGAAGGATGGTGGGAAGGAAGGATGATGGGAAGGAACGATGGTGGGAAGGAAGGATGGTGGGAAGGAAGGATGATTGGAAGGTAAGAGTGTGGGAAGGAAGGATGGTAAAAGGAAGGATGGTGGGAAGGATGGTGGGAAGGAACTATGGTGGAAAGGAACTATGGTGGGAAGGAAGGATGGTGGGAAGGATGGTGGGGATGGTGGGAAGAAAGGATGGTGGGAAGGATGGTGGGAAGGATGGTGGGAAGGAAGGATAATGGGAAAGATGGTGGGAAGGAAAGATAGTAAGAAGGAAGAATGGTGGAAAGGAAGGATGGTGGGAAGGAAGGATGGTTGGAAGGATGGTGGGAAAGATGGTGTGAAGGTAAGATTGTGGGATGGAAAGATGGTAAAAGGAAATAATGGTGGGAAGGATGGTGGGAAGGAAGGATGGTGGGAAGGAAGGATTGTAAGAAGGAATGATGATGGGAATGAAGGATGGTGGGAAGGAAGGATGATGGGAAGGATGGTGGGAAGGAAAGATGGCAAGAAGGAAGGATGGTGGGAAGGATGGTGGGAAGGTAAAATTGGGGGAAGGAATGATGGTAAAAAGGAAGGATGGTGGGAAGGATGGTTGGATGGAAGGATGTTGGGAAGGAAGGATAGTGGGAAGGAAGAATGGTAAGAACGAGAAGAAGGAATGATTGTGGGAAGAAAAATGATAGTAAGAAAGGATGGTGAAAAGGAAGGTTGGTGGGAGGGAAGGATGGTAGGAGGGAAGAATGGAGGGAAGGAAGGATGGTGAGCAGGAAGGATGGTGGTAAGAAATGATGGTGTGAAGGATGATGGGAAGGAAGGATGGTGGGAAGGATGGTTGGAATGTAAAAGTGTGGGAAGGAAAGATGGTAAAAAAGAAGGATTGTGGGAAAGTTGGTGGGAAGGAAGGATGATGGGAAGGAAGAAATATGGTGGAAAGGAAGGTGGGAAGGAAGATGGTTGGAAGGAAGGATGGTGAGAGGGAAGGATGGTATAAAGGAAGGATGGTGGGAAGGATGGTGGGAAGAAGGATGGCTGGAAGGAAGGATGGTATGAAGGAAGGATGGTAAGAAGGAAGGATGTTGGAAAGGATTGATGGTGAGAAGAAGTATGGTATGAAGGAAGGATGGTGAGAATGATGGATGGTGGGAAGGACGGATGGTGGGAAAGAATAATGGTGGGAAAGGAAGTATGGTGGAAAGAAATAATTGTGGGAAGGAAAGAATGTTTGAATGAAGGTTGGTGGGAAGGAATGTTGGTTTGAAGGAAGGATGATGGGAAGTGAAGATAGTGGAAAGAAAAGATTGTGGGAAGGAAGGAATGTGGGAAGGAAGATGGTGGGAAGGAAGAAATATGGTGGAAAGGAAGGTTGGAAGGAAGATGGTGGGACGGAAGAATGGTTGGATGGAAGGGTGGTAAGAAGGAAGGATGATGGAAAGGAAGGATGGTAAGAAGGTAGGATGATGGGAAGGATGGTGGGAAGGAAAGATGGTTAGAAGGAAGGATGGTGGGAAGGATGGTGGGAAGGTAAAATTGTGGGAAGGAAGGGTAATTGGAAGGTAAGATGGTTGAAAGAAAAACTAGTTGGAAGGAAGGTTGGTTGAAAGAAAGATGGAGGAAAGGAAGAATGTTGTGAAGGAATAATTGTGGGAAGAAAGATGATGGTAAGAAGGGATGGTGAGAAGGAAGGTTGGTGGGGAGAGAGATGGTGGAAAGAAAGGATGGTGGGCAGGAAGGTTGGTGGGAGGGAAGGATGGTAGGAGGGAAGAATGGAGGGAAGGAAGGATGGTGGACAGGAAGGATGTCGGGAAAAAAGGATGGTGAGAAGGATGGTGAGAAGGATGGTGGGAAGGATGGTTGGAAGGAAGTATGGTGGGAAGGAAGAAAGGTGGGAGGGAAGGATGTTGGGAGAGAAGAATGGAGGGAAGGAAAGATGGTGGGTGGGAAGGATGGTTGGAACAATGAATAAAAGTCGgaaaagtgtttaaagaaaggtacggaatgccgttaagggccatcgcctatgaatgtgttaatctgaaacgcgatactcgataacttacgatcatgatgaaaacgcgaaatcatgAAACTACGATAGCTGACATGATTCAATGACTTTATACAACATCGCGCTATCGCGTTTTCAcaatcgtactatcgcgttttcatcatcgtactgtcgcgttttcatcatcgtactgtcgtgtgttcatcatcgtactgtcgcgttttcatcatcgtagtttcgtgatttcccGTTTTCACCATCGatctatcgagtatcgcgtttcagatcaacacatgcATAGgtgatggccctaacggcattccgtagtAAGGACTGAATCGTTtaaataccatgtttatgtTGAATTGTATtacctatttttttatcttggtaTTTGgtctttcttttaatttaacaatatttttgcatgaatattattttaatgaaataatgaatacaaCATAAACTGTATTGGTATTTGAGACAAATAATTCAGTATCAAACATGCAAAGGGACATTTTGCACTCCTCGGACATTTTTATCGAAATCAACcacggatgtatgccggtacatcagtagaaatagttcgtaaaattttgaattatatcattagttaaatttagtgttttagcttgtatttgttgatctaagtttaaattgatggcctgtgaagtgtattattgcaaaaataattaagattcccaagagttaagtcattaagtttaactgctaaattaaattactacgcgatctacctgcagcggacttaaaaagACCAAAATTCTGATCATCCATATCTGTCCatttacatccgaggttgttttatagaaaatggccgaggagctccgattTGCAAAGGGGATTAGCCACGAGGTATACcaacatcaaaaacaaccaGAAACATCACATTCATTACCAAACAAAGGTGTTTTAAAGCAAGATagtaaattttaaatcaaagtaTATTGTTTATCTGTTGATCTGTTGAAGATGTAATGAGAACATTTTAGTAAAAGATGTGAGAAAAAGAAAGAGAGAGGTAGAGAGGCAGACTCCTCCTACAGACTTACTTCAAACGACGGGTATTTTTGATGAAACATTGAACTTCTCTGAAGAAACACCCATGCTGATGCTCGGAAAAGCTATTTAGATCGGAAGGTAATTTAGTAGAGCTAAATGGTtggaattgttttgttttcccaAAAAGATTTATTCGCTGCTCTGTGAATAGTGTACAAGAAGATGAAGATGAAGATGAAGAAATGCACAACATCTTCGATTACTTTACAATGTGTACACTGTCTTTATTTAGGTCAAACACTACTAAATGAATttcctatatattatatagacaatTGACAAATTTGCATGCACGATTATACTGATTTCTCGTGCTACATGACCACCAACATCATGTTTACGTGcgaactaaacattaaacaacgttagaaaaTAAGTAACGTTTCTCTTTAGAAATGTTAATTTGGTTGAACATAACATTTGtgttaaagtaaaataacaatatccGGTGTATGAGgacaaacaatgcggtgaaaatgtaaacaataaaaaagtaggtcaaGTATATCCAGTATATTCAgcttgtttttgaaatcacaaaccattcagcttcaaaacgtATAAATATGGAAGGTAGCTAAAGGTCTGAGTATTGAAAGCCATGCTGTGATTCACGGTCATGTGTTAATTAATAGAAATAAGGCATGTGacaatgagtaggcacttccgaatAGGTGTAATTTGCCATTTAGGACTCGTATGCGTATCAATATGGAGTgctaaactttcaaaatgcatacaatCAAATTAGATTAacgatattttatttcaaacttacataaatatttacaatattacaaaacagaAGGATCAGAAAACATATTACAGTAAACTAATGTACATTCCTTTTCTAACTTTATTTAATCAAATAGGCTTATAGTGTACATTTGAGGTCAAACTGGTTGGAATTAGAGGTGTGATGAAAGTGCATGTAATGGTATATTGTGTTATtacatttaatgaatgtagCTATATACTTAAGTTAAGATTTCATGCACAACACTCAGCCACGAAATACAACGTTAGGCAGTCCCaacaaacatcatttataaatgatgttttaaaccCTGCTCACAAGAAATATGTCCCTGTCCTGTTCAAGCAAGATAACAATAGGAAACACTTTCAATAGCGTTGCAGACATAATTATTCACAGATTCGATGACACATTTTCGTAGAAGGTCACGAGTTTAAGCACTGTGCCCAACGGAGCGTACACAATTTTGACGTGGTAGATCATAAAATAATTGTAGTTGCCTGATCTTTGCCCGAAAATATTTCGAGTGTTCACAAGGGCTACTCCCAGCAACAGTCACTGATCATACCATGAACAAAAACGTTTACTTATTAGTGTGCGATATGTCAAAACATGTTGAACAGcttaagaacataaaaaaactgCCGCTGTTTTTTTGCCTCAGTTTATAATTCAATCATAGACTGTTTCTTCAGCGCAAAATTTATTTCAGGCTAGTTGTATAAACATCACTGACCTGTACTATACAATGCATTTGACCCTGCAACTGTTCCTTATCCTGAAAATAGgcaaacaattataattaattcttattttattttatgttttgtatcagttttatataaatacatttaaaatatgtcaattgcTCAATCATGATAGAATAATACACCAAGAAGTTGTTAAATTTTCAGTTTGGTAGCAATACAACTTCCCCACCCGACCATTGTAAAGACGTTACCGAACTTGAACTTAAGAACATGATAAAACCAACGCCAGTTTTAATGCAAATATCTAAAGAGttcaaataaatcttcattGCACGTTATTTCCACAGAAAACAATCAGTTCATTAAGTGTTTCACTACCGTTCAATtggtttaaaaatgtattgttgaatTAATCTGTAATCGACAGCTGTACATCACATAGTTTGTAATCTTCACACACATTATATGCATAAACAACGTCATCATGCGCATACTTTTCTCATTGCACCACTCGCCAAATTTGGGAACGCCTGATGTAATTCATcctttgtattatttgtttatcacTGAACTTATGGGTTTTCCCACCAGTAATGGGATGCCTTCGTCTTGTTTCTCTGTTGTTGCCCCCTGAAGACAGTCTTACTTCAAAGTAACGGCATTCTGTGTAATTTCCTCAACAAATAATGCTGTGTATTTGCCATGAATGCCCTTTCgttaaatattgaatactttTGGATCTTCATTCTTTTCTTCAACTGTGAGTTTTAAACTTTTGGTATTTCATCGTCGGTGCCAATTTTCTGTAAGGCTTCATTCACCTGTGCTTCGCTTAGCCATAAACCATAGGATCAGATAGTTTCCGTCATTTATTTACGCTTATCCTTTTGGCTTCCTGATGTTTTCTTCTTCGCTCCTCCTCCTGCCTCCCAGCCTTTTTGTTTCGATTTCTTTCAATCTTACTTTTAACTGATTCCTGATCGCTTTTGCCTCTTTCTTGCATTATTCAACAGTTGCTCTCTTTCATCGTCGTTCAAGGCAGTAAGACACCCCAtagttttattatgaaatacaaTAAGAATGGTGTAAAAGTGATTAAAGTAATAGTAAGCCTGTAGCATAGTAGCTGttataaatatctaaaacaaattCTGGGTGGCTTTGTTTCTGCAATTACTAGTTAAGTTGGGTTGAATATTAAGCCACTTGAAAAATGTCTGCAACCATGCGATTTTACACTTCTGATATAGACAGGGATAAAGCTTGTTACATTGGACACATCACTTCTTTAAAAGTATCATTGTCCTCAACCTAAACTCGTGATTCTTCGTCTTTTTTcataacattgttaataaaatagtCTCTGCTCTAATGAACTGACCAATCAAATCAATGTCATTGACACCTAAGTAAAAAATCCTACAAGTTTCCTggaatatatattcatttcaagtaCGAGACTAAGGGCCTCAATGATTATCCACAAGGGACCAGTTGTGAGCTTTGAAATTAGTCCTAATGCCTTCAGTCCTGTAAAAAAGATGTCATCTTCAAAAACACAGATATCTACACATtgtgaaattgatttttttacggTGGTAATTAGCTAAAGTTTGAACCGATCtatgcagtttttttttcatttcttgacTTTTGGTACGTGATCCAATACAAGCCTACACCGTTCTTCTCATCCTGTCCCAATACAAAGCATTTTGAAGGAGTTCTTATCAGACGCAATGTACCTTTTTATTTGTTAAGCTCTGGTTTCTTTGTGGAGCCTAAATCTTTTCTATCGCagtaattattttcttttttaatgtacTTTCAAACGTGCCTGCAAAACCACCTAATTAATGAATGCCAGAGTAAAAACAAAGTGTTCTAGCCCCTAAACTGAATCTCAGTTATCAataaattgtggtaaaatatatttcctgAACTGTTTTAGCAGATCAttgaagtgttgttttttctgtcaAAACCCTCAGACATCGCTGGCAGTATTTTCTTATATCTTTCAAAATGGTTTTGAGAGTGACCAAGGTACTCATACCACTTTCATCCACCATCTCGCGCAATCCTAAAATGTACGAATTCTGCTTACCATCAGTCACAATAAACGTCTGCATGCAtttcccatttttttttatttacaggaTATTTCAACAAGACAGCCTAACTACTGTCGTAGGACAAAATCAAGACAGCCACAAGGCATTCATACAACATAAAATCGTCGAACATTAAAGGTGTATGTCCAATTTTGCTTCACCATTGGAAGTCGAATATCACGAAACTAACAACATTGTAGGAGGGAATGTCTTGCGACGACGCCCGATCACCCACGATCTGTCCAAATGTTCTCTTTTGTCGTGTCTTGAGTACGTTGTGACAAAGCATTCAGAGAACTAAAAACCGAGCCGTAGACGACAATGCATGATTTGATTTCCGCGCTAACCGGCATTGTAAATTGGTAATAACTTTCTAGTGTTTAAAATTTGAGTAATTGAACTGACTCCGATTGACTTGGCGCTATTGGAAGGAAATTCCATAATCAGAGTGTAGCAAGAAGAAATGAAGATGCATATGATTGGGTTCGACACATAGGTATGGGTACGTTTTCACAGTAGAAGTAAATAATCAGGTGCTATGCCTTCTTTGATCTCATAAATTTAGAACAAGTCAGTGTTTCTTTTTTCTAGATGCAAGGGTGTCCCACTTTAAGTCAACCAAAATACTCTTGAATGTTTCAAAGATTAATGGCCCAGGTTAATATTCGTGCTGCCTCAATCTGAATTGCTTCGTTTTCGTTCTCTAATACAGTTGTCCAACACGACATCACCAAACTCCAAAAGGAGCCTGATGAACTTTAAGTACAATTTTTCAAGGCAAGAGTGGGACAGTTCTAATGAAAGGGAACGCAATTTACTAAATCTCTGTCAAGATTTTCTGAGAACAGGGTTGATATGATCTTTCCATTTAGCACTATCAGAGAGACAAAGGCCGAGATGTTTGTGAGAAGGAACACTTTGTATCTGGGTTTTGTGCATAAGCAAAGGTGGATGAAATAATTAACCTGTTTCTAGAGGAATTCATTGTTTTAGATGGATTGAATGTGGTAAGCCAGTTTACTTGACTAAGTTGTTCGTTTTTGAAGACCAGTACTGATTATAGTAGCTGAAGCGTCATGTGTCTCGACCACAATATAATGACCAGTATCATTCACAAATAAGCTGAGTTTAGCAGCCAAGGGGAACTCTTGGCAGTATATTAGCCAAATGACGAAGCATTCGAGACAGCAACACTTCGGGGTATTGTTCTGGCGAGAAATGAGGTTACACAGTTGAGCAGGCCAAGAAAgttaaaaacagaaatattgcGATATTTTGACAGCTTCAAGAGGATCGGACTTTTAAAAATAGGAGTTATGTTAGAAGATGGATATGAAAAGGTGgcaattaatttgataaaaaaaacccgAATGAAGCCGCCAGAGCATCTGCTCCGTCACAGGCATTATAGGCATATACCCGCAGCTCAGGAGTGTCCTAAGAGAAAACTGATATCCTTTGATAGTTCTTTGACTTCAAGGTTGTCATGGAATGTTCTAGGGTGTCAAATGGTAGACCGGAACCGTCCTTGATTAGTTGTGAAATGTCCACGGGTAGTTGTAGAGGTGTTTGGGAAGTCCTGGGGTGTCCTTGGCTTGTCATGTACTCATTAATAGATCATCCTTGGGTAGTCCTTGAATGTACGTGGGTTTACATTGTCTGTGTTTGTGCAGTTATATGGTGTCACTGGATAGTCTTCAACATTCATTTCGATTAATCTTATTGTTGCATCCCGTTCCGTTTTTAACCGTTCGACAACTTTATATTGTTTGGATAGGGATGAACAAACTCGTAAATGTCTGTAGAGCAGTGATATAATAcagttgacaaaagatcagatcgcagtttttacTATTACGTTCGAAACTTGAAGCTGTATGGCCACGAGCGTTGCTAGCGCATTAAGATCACAGCGCTGATAGTGCTGAATGGCTAGAGCGATGATTCCTTCTATGTGATATTCAAAAATGATCATATGAATGATAGCATGGCCATCGCTCACTCTAACTTACGCTTATGCGGCCACACACCCAACCTGCCGACACACCCGCCGGCCCACGCACTCACTCACCGCACAAAACCCACTTACAGCCCAACCAAACCAGTATACTGATTCGGTGTATCCCATGAGCAGCAGAATAAATCGGGTATTATAGCTAAAGGTGGTATTCAGATTAAACTTTtaacttgtatattttttaatttgccTATCAACTTTAATTTTAAGAGAATGTGAGCACAATTGTAGAATAGAAAATACTCTTTTAAATCAGAGCATAGCTTAAACAAATAGagtataacaaattatttacaaatgtacatatttaaaccaattatacGTAGCAAcactataaataaataagaatcaTTAGACTGTTTATAAGCATATCACTTACATACACATgggttgatattttttttaacgtaTACGCACACATACATAGCAATACAGAGGGAAACGACCCAGCTTACCAAGAGAGTGGGGTATAAACGCCAATATACGTTCACAAAATCTGAAGTATATATTGATAGATAATGATAAAGTATATATGTTCTTCCATCTTAAATACCATGGTACTAGGTATATTTCGTCCATTTAGCTAATTTCACTGCTAGAGAAGTGCAGGCAAAAAGGGAGAACACCGCACtgaattaattatgtattgtaCATCTGAATTCCTTCccctgttttattttttatatataagtattatcCAATGAGGAAAAACCCAGAACTTCAAGGAGTTTTGAGGAGATTTGTATGTACAagttttatacatgtgttttattgttcatattcgcaaaatattacataccattacatgaacttattttgaaaatcaaacattattccaAGTATGTTCCAGAGACagattttcattaaaatctgGGACTTTCGAGCATGATGTTCTTCTCCACATGGACTCAGGTCCATTACAATGATTTTTGGCTGTTTTCCAAAGAATaggtttttttattgtatttattttgcatatgaCTAAATTGAGGGAATTAAAGACAAAGTCAGCTGTTTTTGagacaaaatttcaaaaatacgaCAAAcctgtcaatctgtgaaagtcaGCTTTAATTAAGATTCCTTTCAAAATGTCCAGTCGTCGTCTTTTGTATTGTCTAATGGTCTTCAACTAGTTGTCAACCGAACCGTAGTGACGAAATCAGCATGTCCTCCAAACGACCATTTGTATTCCAGCAGGCCTGGCAGAATAACAGAAGTTTTAGGTCTGGTTCACCGGCAGCAGCTTCGTTGACAGGAGCCACTTTGATGGCATAATAACTCTGTCCTATAAACtattgaaacataaacatttattatagaAATCTTAAAATCAACCCTCTGATATGATATATAGGATCTGatacgagttgtcatttaatacaagattttattaaacgagttcatgaactttgttagtaagcgagtcTCTGGCTAAAAATcgtgtattaaatgacaacgagtgtcagatcttttttatcacatgcttaaaacggtgtttttattatcaatttagttccactttctaaacccattgtttgatagccaaagtactcagagtggAATGTCAACGAAGCGCCaaataaatagttccaaatgaaaatgacaaacacagctagcagttatcaagttttaattctgataaagcgctgaacaggtcacaaatataaaaatgtgtagtaaaatatcacacaacatgaataacgaacaattttaaccaaaaaaacacaataagtacacaatttaaagacgtcacactgagagtacatgcatttacgcggtttatgtgacctacatcgctctgtcaagttttactgtgtgcatgGATTTATAAGTTATTCGCTGTTTCTTTCTACGATGACTTTGAAGCGTTTTCTTAGTGAACATGGATTTTCGCAACATGTAGATGATTAcgacgaagccttactctgtactgcatgaATGTTGATGATGAAAAAGTTCCAgcaagaatgtttccagagaacatgcTGTTTTAGCCTTCATGGGATGTGTAATGAGAAgcctgtgctgcggaattcttatttgtgttttggtaaccgacggctgattaaactggcaagcaaattttatggcattgattgcatttCACAATTCCCACTTGacatttcaaatatcattgaaaacaaaacgacAAACACAACCACTGAATATGACGCAAATTAAATTGCAACACAAATTGCAAAGTATGTTCTTGACACAAATACGAACTGAGTGTTTCCATATGGAATTTATTTCTACTGGTGAAATGATCGATAACATTAATAATACTAAAGCGTTTGGACATCAACACAGTTGCACAATTACCACAATCAATTCCTCGTGCACATGTATAACCAACCGCTGATaagtggatttaatttgtcTATAAGCATATTCAAATTATACACGTTATCCACTTGCACATGTAGATAAATGAGATTTTAAAGGCAATATAGCATTTTATACGGATTGAAATATGGCTGAATCTGGCAAAAACAAAGCATGTATGGTAAGATTCGCGACATACTATTTGGTAAAAGTGCATCAGAAAGTTTAACAGACCCAAACAAAGTGTAAGGCGATTTGCTCTTCCTTGCTATATTGTTTCAAGATGGATATTCTTGTTTatggaagaaaaaaagaaacttaaaGATGAACGGCGGTCCCCTCGGCCGATTTTGCCGGCTCTGACAAAGATATCGATACTGTCAAACCCATACTACAGCAAGTTGCTCATCGTATAGTGGAAAAATAGGGAACGTACCAATGATATCGTCAGCAGTATAtttgattttcaacaaaaaaagcAAGGTTTACACAAGTTGGATACGACTTGTTGGCCCAAGAACAGAAGCGTGCACGTTTTGAAACGGCATTTCTCTCTAAATACTAAGACATGAGCCTTATGAGATAAAGAGAGATTGCGAATGATGATAGAATAATATAATGGTTCTTGTTTTTGGAGCCCACCATCAAAATCAATAACCGAATGTGGTTGGGTGAAAAATATTGAGCGTTCTGTGATAGCTAGGCGCAGCAGGAGTGTCGGCTGGGTCATGTACTCTTTATGTGTTGACGAGGAAGTAATTGAAGCCCGTATTTCATAAGGATCATGTGCTCTCTGCTGTTATTGAGCACCATGATACTAAGCGCCAACGGCTTGGGTTGCCTGGTGTTAAGTTCTGGACAAAAATGCACCGGCGCATCGCTGTGCAGTAGTTACAGAGTATTTGCAACAGCAAAATCACCAAGTTTTGCAACATCCACCAAACAATCGAGACATTTTACGGCACTAGACTCGAACGTTTAATTTTCCATAAAGACCTCGAACTTAGCTTTAGTgtatataatggttaaaatcACTATTGTTTGCTGACAAGGGACGTCTACTTTCAAACGAACATATTTTCACCTCTACCGCTGAAACACCTTCGCGTAAAAAACGGTCATGTAGAtgtgttatcattttaatatgcCTAGTTTTTGACATCCATTTTCGTTGTTTAATAAGCTGAAATAAGTTGTCGTTGAAATGAGTTTTGGATTAGATTTTACTTTACCGCGATTAAAGTTCCGTtgttttatgggtttttttttgcatgacTGCCGCTGTTTTGTTGAAAAACGCTGTCGTGCAAGTATATTGAACACTGATTAAAACGGATAAAGACTTCTCCCATAACTGAATACGAATCCGAAATTGCCATCTTAATTGTTCTATAAATTATCAGGCAAATATCGATGTTGACTTGTGCCTTTTGACTAACGAACGAGCGTTGTCAACAGGAAGAGCAAAGCTGTGGTGTCCTTTGGTGATTCATGCATATagttatttatgattaaaaactCTTTTTCACAACAAAAGAttctttttaaagctgcactcttataCAATGACAAacgagatatatatatatatataaattaaatattctttCATCGGTTTTAATTAAACACCACGTGACGGCTCTCGTCCGGTGAATGTGTACAAATAGGGTTGTAACGATACGTCAAGAAGCTGATCGCGATGTATATTTCGATACCCTAGATCAGTATCACGTTATATCACGGCTACAACATAAATGGCGCAACCCATTAGTctaggactggtcacgcggtgaacccatatttttccatattgggtcaccaaatttatctCGTTACataatggcgtctattttccgattccgatgaataaatgaaacatttaaacatttaaataggtGTGGatgtgatatatacgttacggggggTTAGTAGGTATATACACGCTATAAGATTTACGAGgtgcaggaaaccatatt
Proteins encoded in this window:
- the LOC128235559 gene encoding uncharacterized protein LOC128235559, yielding MVGRKDGGKDGGDGGKKGWWEGWWEGWWEGRIMGKMVGRKDSKKEEWWKGRMVGRKDGWKDGGKDGVKVRLWDGKMVKGNNGGKDGGKEGWWEGRIVRRNDDGNEGWWEGRMMGRMVGRKDGKKEGWWEGWWEGKIGGRNDGKKEGWWEGWLDGRMLGRKDSGKEEW